In Dama dama isolate Ldn47 chromosome X, ASM3311817v1, whole genome shotgun sequence, one genomic interval encodes:
- the MID1IP1 gene encoding mid1-interacting protein 1, whose amino-acid sequence MMQICDTYNQKHSLFNAMNRFIGAVNNMDQTVMVPSLLRDVPLAEPELDNDVGVEVRGSGGCLEERTPPAPSPGSANGSFFAPSRDMYSHYVLLKSIRNDIEWGVLHQPPAAGSEEGSAWKSKDILVDLSNLEGADAGEEDLEQQFHYHLRGLHTVLSKLTRKANILTNRYKQEIGFSNWGH is encoded by the coding sequence ATGATGCAAATTTGCGACACCTACAACCAGAAGCACTCGCTCTTTAACGCCATGAATCGCTTCATCGGCGCGGTGAACAACATGGACCAGACGGTGATGGTGCCCAGTCTGCTGCGCGACGTGCCGCTGGCCGAGCCGGAGCTGGACAACGACGTCGGCGTGGAGGTACGCGGCAGCGGCGGCTGCCTGGAGGAGCGCACGCCCCCGGCCCCCAGCCCGGGCAGCGCCAATGGCAGCTTTTTCGCGCCCTCCCGGGACATGTACAGCCACTACGTGCTGCTCAAGTCCATCCGCAACGACATCGAGTGGGGAGTCCTACACCAGCCGCCGGCGGCGGGGAGCGAGGAGGGGAGCGCCTGGAAGTCCAAGGACATCCTGGTGGACCTGAGCAACCTGGAGGGCGCGGACGCCGGCGAGGAGGACCTGGAGCAGCAGTTCCACTACCACCTGCGAGGGCTGCACACTGTGCTGTCCAAACTCACGCGCAAAGCCAACATCCTCACTAACAGATACAAGCAGGAGATCGGCTTCAGCAATTGGGGGCACTGA